One genomic region from Anopheles bellator chromosome 2, idAnoBellAS_SP24_06.2, whole genome shotgun sequence encodes:
- the LOC131211172 gene encoding peroxiredoxin-2-like, whose protein sequence is MASLVRGLPRATGRLGHAVKGASPSLLHTGRPVWAKVQKPAPPFQGKAVVNHDFRNIALDDYRGKYLVLLFYPLDFTFVCPTEIVAFSDRIQEFRALNTELVGVSVDSHYTHLAWINTPRTAGGLGPLNYPLLADLTKKISSDYGVLLEDGISLRASFIIDTGGVVRQITINDLSVGRSVDETLRLIKAFQFVEQHGEVCPANWDPDKNAATIKASPVGAREYFAKHHK, encoded by the coding sequence ATGGCATCACTGGTGCGTGGTTTACCTCGGGCCACGGGCAGACTAGGGCACGCCGTGAAGGGTGCGTCACCCAGCCTACTGCACACCGGGCGCCCCGTCTGGGCGAAGGTACAAAAACCGGCTCCCCCGTTCCAGGGGAAAGCCGTGGTGAACCACGACTTCCGGAACATCGCGCTCGACGATTACCGGGGCAAATACTTGGTGTTGCTGTTCTACCCGCTCGACTTTACGTTCGTCTGCCCGACGGAGATCGTGGCGTTTAGCGATCGTATCCAGGAGTTCCGAGCGCTCAACACCGAGCTGGTTGGTGTGTCGGTCGATTCCCACTACACGCATCTCGCCTGGATCAATACACCGCGCACGGCCGGCGGTCTGGGCCCGCTTAACTATCCACTGTTGGCGGATCTGACGAAGAAAATCTCCTCCGACTACGGGGTGCTCCTCGAGGACGGCATTTCACTGCGCGCATCGTTCATCATTGACACCGGCGGTGTGGTGCGTCAGATCACCATCAACGATTTGTCCGTCGGACGTTCGGTGGACGAGACGCTACGGCTGATCAAGGCGTTCCAGTTCGTGGAGCAGCACGGTGAAGTGTGCCCGGCCAACTGGGACCCGGACAAGAACGCGGCCACCATCAAGGCGAGCCCGGTCGGGGCACGCGAATACTTTGCGAAGCACCACAAATAg